In the Paraburkholderia caribensis genome, one interval contains:
- a CDS encoding GAF domain-containing protein, whose product MPYVPQTRHIERVRNAIEARTLRPGESASPRLISSYRRSLEQYHLDPGATIGPRILTTTELRDVRQREEPVLRASGQCLSQLHEMVREADYCVMLTDAAGVTIDYRVDPDRRNAFKRAGLYPGSCWSEREEGTCGVATVLLDHEPITVHKVDHFRAAFTTLTCSASPIFGLSGELIGVLDASAVRSPDDRDSQRLVNHIVRQSAVLIENSYFLHATTHRWVILAHRNRHFVETQPEILIAFDERARAVAANRRAKECVPGLEHMPCDVSELFDIRALRLLDARMGYDFITLRLVGSGEPLFARVRPPVLHTPHHRHGAADAITGSLPAPAGEADTNERRRIVNALTTAKWHPVEAAKLLGISRATLYRRIAKHNIVPPHRR is encoded by the coding sequence ATGCCCTATGTTCCGCAGACTCGACATATCGAACGCGTTCGCAATGCGATCGAGGCGCGTACGTTGCGCCCGGGCGAGAGTGCATCGCCACGACTCATCTCGTCGTACCGGCGTTCGCTCGAGCAATATCATCTCGATCCAGGCGCCACGATTGGGCCCCGTATCCTCACCACGACGGAGCTACGCGACGTCCGGCAACGCGAGGAACCGGTACTGCGAGCCTCCGGGCAGTGTCTGTCGCAACTGCATGAGATGGTGCGCGAAGCCGACTACTGCGTGATGCTGACCGATGCGGCGGGCGTGACGATCGACTACCGCGTCGACCCTGACCGGCGCAACGCGTTCAAGCGCGCGGGCCTGTACCCTGGTTCGTGCTGGTCCGAGCGTGAGGAAGGCACCTGCGGCGTCGCGACCGTGCTGCTCGACCACGAACCCATCACGGTGCACAAGGTCGACCACTTTCGCGCCGCGTTCACGACGCTGACCTGCAGCGCGTCGCCGATCTTCGGTCTTTCCGGCGAACTGATCGGCGTGCTGGACGCATCGGCCGTACGGTCGCCGGACGACCGCGACAGCCAGCGTCTCGTGAACCACATCGTGCGACAAAGCGCGGTGCTGATCGAAAACAGCTATTTTCTGCATGCCACGACGCACCGCTGGGTGATACTCGCGCATCGCAATCGCCACTTCGTGGAGACGCAGCCCGAGATTTTGATCGCCTTCGACGAGCGCGCCCGCGCGGTTGCCGCGAACCGCCGGGCGAAGGAATGCGTGCCCGGACTCGAGCACATGCCGTGCGACGTGTCTGAACTCTTCGATATTCGCGCCTTACGGCTTCTCGATGCCCGCATGGGGTACGACTTCATCACGTTGCGGCTCGTAGGGAGTGGCGAGCCGCTTTTTGCGCGGGTGCGCCCGCCGGTACTTCATACGCCGCACCACCGGCATGGCGCAGCAGACGCCATCACCGGTTCTCTCCCGGCGCCCGCAGGCGAAGCCGATACGAACGAACGTCGACGAATCGTCAACGCGCTGACGACGGCCAAATGGCATCCCGTCGAAGCAGCGAAGCTCCTCGGCATATCGCGGGCGACCCTCTACCGGCGTATTGCAAAACACAACATCGTCCCGCCGCACCGACGCTGA
- a CDS encoding NAD(P)/FAD-dependent oxidoreductase: MAEVNSRSTVADVLERLNIALAKRDIPAVVELFQPDCYWRDLVSFTWNIKTMEGREQIASMLEAQLDSADASNFRVAVGEPETEADGFAQAWITFETGVARGNGFIRLKNGRIWTLLTVMSELKGHEEPKNFRRPMGAEHGARKDRTSWKERREVENETLGVTTQPYCLIVGGGQGGIALGARLRQLNVPTIIIDKNDKPGDAWRKRYKTLCLHDPVWYDHMPYLPFPDNWPVFTPKDKVGDWLEMYTKVMELNYWSATTCKSARYDETAKEWVVEVERGGETLTLRPKQLVLATGMSGKPNIPAFKGQDVFEGEQQHSSQHPGPDAYRGKKVVVIGANNSSHDICGALWEAGVDVTMVQRSSTHIVKSESLMEHALGGLYSERAVASGMTTWKADMTFASLPYKILHEFQIPVYEKIRELDAGFYARLERAGFMLDFGDDGSGLFMKYLRRGSGYYIDVGASDLVADGKIKLKSRVDVVELKARSVLLSDGTELPADLVVYATGYGSMNGWAADLISREVADKVGKVWGLGSATTKDPGPWEGEQRNMWKPTQQEALWFHGGNLHQSRHYSQYLSLQLKARMEGIPTPVFGLQEVHHLS; encoded by the coding sequence GTGGCCGAAGTCAATTCCAGATCCACCGTAGCAGACGTGCTCGAGCGCCTTAACATCGCGCTTGCGAAACGGGACATTCCCGCCGTCGTCGAACTGTTTCAGCCTGATTGTTACTGGCGCGACCTCGTGAGTTTCACCTGGAACATCAAGACCATGGAAGGCCGGGAACAGATCGCTTCGATGCTGGAAGCGCAGCTGGATAGCGCTGATGCATCGAATTTCCGCGTCGCCGTGGGTGAACCCGAAACCGAAGCGGATGGATTCGCTCAGGCGTGGATCACGTTCGAGACGGGCGTCGCACGCGGCAATGGTTTCATCCGCCTGAAGAACGGTCGTATCTGGACGCTGCTCACCGTGATGAGCGAATTGAAAGGCCACGAAGAACCGAAGAATTTCAGGCGTCCGATGGGCGCGGAGCACGGCGCGCGCAAGGACCGGACGAGCTGGAAGGAGCGTCGCGAGGTCGAAAATGAAACGCTGGGTGTGACGACGCAGCCGTATTGTTTGATTGTTGGTGGCGGGCAGGGCGGCATCGCGCTCGGTGCGCGCTTGAGGCAACTGAACGTGCCGACCATCATCATCGACAAGAACGACAAGCCGGGCGATGCATGGCGCAAGCGCTACAAGACCTTGTGCCTGCACGATCCCGTCTGGTACGACCACATGCCGTATCTGCCATTTCCCGACAACTGGCCGGTTTTCACACCGAAGGACAAAGTGGGCGACTGGCTCGAGATGTACACGAAGGTGATGGAACTGAACTACTGGAGCGCCACCACCTGCAAATCGGCGCGCTATGACGAGACCGCGAAAGAATGGGTAGTTGAAGTCGAGCGCGGTGGCGAAACGCTCACGCTGCGTCCCAAACAACTCGTGCTCGCGACGGGCATGTCGGGCAAGCCGAATATTCCCGCATTCAAAGGGCAGGATGTATTCGAGGGCGAGCAGCAACATTCGTCGCAGCATCCGGGACCGGACGCGTATCGCGGCAAGAAAGTCGTGGTGATCGGTGCGAATAATTCGTCGCACGACATCTGCGGCGCGCTGTGGGAAGCGGGCGTGGACGTCACCATGGTGCAGCGCTCGTCGACGCATATCGTGAAGTCGGAATCGCTGATGGAGCATGCACTCGGCGGTCTTTACTCGGAGCGCGCGGTCGCCTCGGGCATGACGACATGGAAAGCCGACATGACTTTTGCGTCGTTGCCGTACAAGATCCTTCACGAGTTCCAGATTCCCGTCTACGAGAAGATCCGCGAACTCGACGCCGGGTTTTATGCACGTCTCGAACGCGCGGGCTTCATGCTCGATTTCGGCGACGATGGCTCGGGTCTCTTCATGAAGTATCTGCGGCGCGGCTCGGGCTATTACATCGATGTCGGCGCGTCCGACCTCGTCGCGGACGGCAAGATCAAGCTGAAAAGCCGCGTCGACGTGGTGGAGCTGAAAGCGCGTTCGGTACTGCTGTCGGACGGAACCGAGTTGCCCGCGGACCTCGTTGTCTATGCAACGGGTTATGGATCGATGAACGGCTGGGCCGCCGATCTGATCTCTCGCGAAGTGGCCGACAAGGTAGGCAAGGTGTGGGGCCTCGGCTCCGCGACGACGAAAGACCCAGGCCCATGGGAAGGCGAGCAGCGCAACATGTGGAAGCCGACGCAGCAGGAAGCGTTGTGGTTTCACGGCGGCAATCTGCATCAGTCGCGTCACTACTCGCAGTATCTGTCACTGCAACTGAAAGCACGCATGGAAGGCATTCCGACTCCGGTATTCGGGTTGCAGGAAGTGCATCACCTGTCGTAA
- a CDS encoding shikimate dehydrogenase family protein, giving the protein MTTAQGVPGPLSGSTRIYAIVGDPIAQVASPRLFNTAFRERGIDAVLVPLHAAPGALRLVIDSFRAIRNVDGLIVTVPHKIAATEWVDDLGPQARLTGALNTIRKADDGRLIGENFDGEGFIRGLASRGHTLAGRRVLIIGAGGAGCAVAHAIAAAGAEAIGLFDIDARRAQHLVDGIKAHQPGLDVFEAKPEAAGFDVIVNCTSTGMRTGDPLPVDLTHLASHALVADIILKPVMTPLLLAAQARGCAIHRGPAMLEGQIDAVLDFFAVRAQT; this is encoded by the coding sequence ATGACCACGGCCCAGGGCGTTCCCGGTCCGTTATCGGGTAGCACACGGATCTATGCCATTGTCGGCGACCCGATCGCACAGGTTGCATCGCCGCGGCTCTTCAACACCGCCTTTCGCGAGCGCGGTATCGATGCCGTGCTGGTGCCGTTGCATGCAGCGCCTGGCGCGCTACGGCTGGTGATCGACAGCTTCCGTGCGATTCGCAATGTCGACGGCCTCATCGTTACCGTGCCGCACAAGATCGCAGCCACGGAGTGGGTCGACGACCTGGGCCCGCAGGCTCGTCTCACCGGAGCGCTGAACACGATACGGAAAGCCGACGATGGCCGGCTGATCGGTGAGAACTTCGATGGCGAAGGATTCATCCGGGGTCTGGCCTCACGCGGACACACGCTAGCCGGACGTCGTGTGTTGATCATTGGTGCCGGCGGAGCAGGGTGTGCCGTTGCGCATGCCATCGCTGCAGCAGGCGCCGAGGCGATCGGACTGTTCGACATCGACGCGCGGCGCGCTCAGCATTTGGTGGACGGTATCAAGGCCCACCAGCCGGGGCTCGATGTATTCGAGGCGAAACCGGAAGCGGCGGGCTTCGACGTCATCGTCAACTGCACGTCGACCGGCATGCGCACCGGCGATCCATTGCCGGTCGACCTCACGCATCTGGCAAGTCACGCGCTGGTCGCCGACATCATCCTGAAGCCCGTGATGACACCGTTATTGCTGGCCGCACAGGCACGAGGCTGTGCGATCCACCGGGGACCCGCCATGCTGGAAGGTCAGATTGACGCTGTCCTTGATTTCTTTGCTGTGCGAGCGCAAACCTGA
- a CDS encoding acetoin reductase, which translates to MTIHTKVALVTGAGQGIGRGIAVRLAKDGADLALVDINAEKLQSVAGEIRDLGRRVTTYVADVSKRNDIYAAVDHAEKELGRFDIMVNNAGIAQVQAILDVTPAEVERILKVNVEGVLWGIQAAAKKFKALKKKGKIINAASIAGHDAFALLGVYCATKFAVRALTQAAARELASDGITVNAYCPGVVGTDMWVEIDTRMAEITGMPVGETYKKYVEGIALGRAETPDDVAGLVSYLAGPDSDYMTGQAPLIDGGLVYR; encoded by the coding sequence ATGACTATTCATACGAAGGTGGCGCTCGTCACCGGCGCTGGACAAGGTATCGGCCGTGGTATTGCAGTGCGCCTCGCGAAGGATGGTGCGGACCTTGCGCTGGTCGACATCAATGCAGAGAAATTGCAGTCGGTTGCTGGTGAGATCCGCGATCTCGGCCGACGGGTCACCACCTATGTGGCCGACGTGTCGAAGCGCAACGACATTTATGCCGCAGTCGATCATGCGGAAAAAGAACTGGGTCGCTTCGACATCATGGTCAACAACGCAGGGATCGCTCAGGTACAGGCGATTCTCGATGTCACGCCTGCAGAGGTGGAGCGGATTCTGAAGGTCAACGTCGAAGGCGTGTTGTGGGGTATTCAGGCCGCCGCGAAGAAATTCAAGGCGCTTAAAAAGAAGGGAAAAATCATCAATGCAGCTTCGATCGCGGGTCATGATGCGTTCGCGCTGCTTGGCGTTTATTGCGCAACGAAGTTCGCGGTACGAGCGTTGACGCAAGCGGCCGCGAGAGAGTTAGCGAGTGATGGGATCACGGTCAATGCCTATTGTCCGGGTGTGGTCGGAACGGACATGTGGGTCGAGATAGACACGCGGATGGCGGAAATAACGGGCATGCCCGTCGGCGAAACCTACAAGAAATATGTCGAGGGTATCGCGCTGGGTCGTGCGGAAACACCAGACGATGTGGCCGGACTGGTTTCTTACCTCGCAGGCCCTGACTCCGATTACATGACCGGACAGGCACCGTTGATCGACGGAGGACTGGTCTACCGATAG
- a CDS encoding MaoC/PaaZ C-terminal domain-containing protein: MDMANQAEDQKPARVLVPGEYGFNDLQIDDTYQTSGVTVTEAHVVGFAGLSGDLFDVHMDDEFAQAAGFPSRIAHGLLGLSLADGLKTRCPVRLKGIATLSWNWSFRAPLLIGDRIHVEVRIQAKRVTRRSDRGIVTLAMKVINGRKEVVQEGETLLLVQV; encoded by the coding sequence ATGGACATGGCAAACCAGGCGGAAGACCAGAAACCAGCGCGAGTGCTCGTGCCAGGCGAGTATGGATTCAACGACTTGCAGATCGACGATACTTATCAGACGAGTGGTGTTACTGTCACTGAAGCGCATGTGGTGGGATTTGCCGGCCTGTCCGGTGACCTGTTCGACGTTCACATGGACGACGAATTTGCGCAGGCAGCGGGTTTCCCTAGCCGGATAGCGCACGGGCTGCTGGGTTTGTCTCTCGCTGATGGCCTGAAAACACGTTGCCCCGTTCGGCTTAAAGGAATCGCAACGTTAAGCTGGAACTGGTCGTTCCGCGCACCCCTACTCATTGGAGACCGGATCCATGTCGAGGTGCGGATTCAGGCCAAACGCGTCACCAGGCGCAGTGATCGCGGCATTGTGACACTCGCGATGAAAGTCATAAACGGCCGCAAGGAAGTTGTACAGGAAGGCGAAACGCTATTACTCGTGCAGGTGTGA
- a CDS encoding dihydrodipicolinate synthase family protein, with protein sequence MSIALKLPAGDGNLQQYQLREATRFTAQQLRPQTARIAYSAAHVVADPFANHDPSTQSAIDWDATMAYRRHLWSLGLGIAEAMDTAQRGMGLDWATSLELIRRSLDAAKDTPGALIASGCGTDHLAPEDARNVDDVIRAYEEQMEAIEALGGTLIIMASRALARVAKSPSDYERVYDRILGQARQPVVLHWLGDMFDPALTGYWGTANLDDAMDTALGIIAAHSGKVDGIKISLLDKDKEIAMRRRLPEGVRMYTGDDFNYPELIAGDGVGALENHRQSHALLGIFDAIAPAAAAALGELAAGHTARYYNILQPTVALARHIFRAPTRFYKTGVVFMAWINGHQPHFTMVGGQQSARSLQHFAELFRLADAAGLLERPELAVTRMKTLLAMNGVWDA encoded by the coding sequence ATGAGCATTGCCTTGAAGCTCCCAGCCGGCGACGGCAACCTGCAGCAGTATCAACTCCGCGAAGCCACCCGTTTCACGGCACAGCAGTTGCGCCCACAGACCGCGCGAATCGCTTATTCGGCGGCGCACGTCGTTGCCGATCCGTTCGCCAATCATGATCCGTCGACGCAGAGCGCGATCGATTGGGATGCGACGATGGCTTATCGGCGACACCTGTGGTCGCTCGGCCTCGGCATTGCCGAAGCGATGGACACTGCCCAGCGCGGCATGGGCCTGGACTGGGCAACCTCGCTGGAACTGATCAGGCGTTCGCTGGATGCGGCCAAAGACACGCCGGGCGCGTTGATCGCATCCGGATGCGGCACGGACCACCTGGCGCCGGAAGACGCGCGCAACGTCGACGACGTGATTCGCGCGTACGAAGAACAGATGGAAGCGATCGAGGCGCTGGGCGGGACCTTGATCATCATGGCGAGCCGCGCGCTTGCCCGCGTGGCGAAATCGCCATCCGACTACGAACGCGTGTACGACCGCATCTTGGGCCAGGCGCGGCAGCCGGTTGTGTTGCACTGGCTGGGCGATATGTTCGACCCGGCACTGACAGGCTATTGGGGCACCGCAAATCTCGACGACGCAATGGATACTGCGCTCGGCATCATCGCGGCGCACTCCGGCAAGGTCGACGGGATCAAGATCTCGCTGCTCGACAAGGATAAGGAAATCGCGATGCGTCGTCGGCTGCCCGAGGGCGTGCGGATGTACACCGGCGACGATTTCAACTATCCCGAGCTGATCGCGGGGGACGGTGTCGGCGCATTGGAAAACCATCGGCAAAGCCACGCGCTGCTCGGCATTTTCGACGCTATCGCGCCGGCCGCGGCCGCCGCGTTGGGTGAACTGGCAGCGGGGCACACCGCGCGCTATTACAACATCCTGCAGCCGACGGTTGCACTGGCGCGGCACATTTTCAGGGCGCCCACGCGATTCTACAAGACGGGCGTGGTCTTCATGGCGTGGATCAATGGTCATCAGCCTCACTTCACGATGGTGGGCGGACAACAAAGCGCTCGCTCGCTGCAGCATTTCGCGGAACTGTTCCGGCTTGCGGATGCGGCAGGTTTGCTTGAGCGCCCGGAGCTGGCGGTGACACGTATGAAAACCCTGCTGGCGATGAATGGAGTGTGGGATGCGTGA
- a CDS encoding 2,3-butanediol dehydrogenase, with protein MKAAVYYGNRQIAIDDVPEPFPSKGEVKIKVSRNGICGTDIHEYFDGPVLIPKTEPHPLTGRTLPVVIGHEFSGTVVEVGADVTGIREGDNVAIEPVIRCGTCRPCRSGFYNVCRCVGFQGLSSDGGMAEYAVVPSHMVHKLPGDVPVEMGALVEPMAVAYHAATLGDVNDQSRTLIFGAGPIGIGLWFALRGMGVTEIDVVEPSATRRKAIEGLGARTIDPASVDVPSLVADRTNGEGVDAAYDAAGVPGAVATALKSLGEHRTLVSVAIYDKPMLTPLLETVMRERRIQGTLCYTGKDYRSVIDLMERGHYRTTGWVETVPLANVLAEGFEELRAGRKMKVLVDPAQ; from the coding sequence ATGAAAGCTGCTGTTTACTACGGTAATCGCCAGATCGCCATTGACGATGTTCCCGAGCCGTTTCCATCCAAAGGGGAAGTAAAGATCAAGGTGAGTCGAAACGGGATCTGTGGCACCGACATTCACGAATACTTCGACGGTCCAGTTCTGATTCCAAAGACTGAGCCGCATCCACTCACTGGTAGAACGTTGCCCGTTGTGATCGGGCATGAGTTCTCCGGAACTGTCGTGGAGGTCGGGGCCGACGTCACGGGCATACGGGAAGGCGATAACGTCGCGATCGAACCAGTTATTCGTTGTGGCACGTGCAGGCCGTGTCGATCCGGATTCTATAACGTGTGTAGGTGCGTGGGCTTCCAGGGACTCTCGTCCGATGGCGGCATGGCGGAATATGCGGTCGTGCCGAGTCATATGGTTCACAAGCTTCCTGGGGACGTTCCCGTCGAAATGGGCGCGCTGGTCGAACCGATGGCGGTTGCCTATCACGCCGCTACGCTCGGTGACGTGAACGACCAGAGTCGCACGCTGATTTTCGGCGCGGGTCCGATTGGGATTGGTCTGTGGTTCGCATTGCGCGGTATGGGCGTAACCGAGATCGACGTGGTCGAGCCGTCGGCGACCCGGCGCAAGGCAATCGAAGGGCTAGGCGCGCGCACCATCGACCCGGCTAGCGTCGACGTGCCGTCGCTTGTCGCGGACAGAACCAACGGTGAAGGCGTCGATGCGGCGTACGACGCCGCCGGTGTTCCCGGAGCTGTTGCGACCGCGCTGAAATCGTTGGGAGAACATCGGACCCTTGTGAGTGTTGCGATCTACGACAAGCCGATGCTGACACCCTTGCTGGAGACCGTTATGCGTGAGCGGCGCATACAGGGAACGCTCTGCTATACAGGCAAGGACTACAGGAGCGTGATCGATTTGATGGAGCGCGGGCACTACCGGACGACAGGTTGGGTGGAAACCGTGCCGTTGGCGAATGTGCTTGCAGAAGGGTTTGAGGAACTGCGAGCAGGACGAAAAATGAAGGTTCTTGTTGACCCGGCACAATAG
- a CDS encoding TetR/AcrR family transcriptional regulator, with product MREKIKQVATELLISRGFNGTSFGDIATRLGVTTTNIHYHFGNKQGLVDEVVADYVAQARSRHLRIWLDQTTTLQEKLQKVVDYNFERYRRFNKGDQGTQSWSLIGRLRLESDVLSDNARENLASFTSSIHEGIRLAVDTAWHNGELRDDTPREDLAFLLINIVNSSSVFTQGTGGFDKLKLFFDAFSRVMLSAYAPEPKARHRAK from the coding sequence ATGCGCGAAAAGATCAAGCAGGTCGCCACTGAACTGCTGATCAGCCGCGGCTTTAACGGGACCAGCTTCGGCGATATTGCGACCCGGCTCGGGGTCACGACCACCAATATTCACTACCACTTCGGCAACAAGCAGGGTCTCGTGGACGAGGTCGTGGCCGACTACGTGGCGCAGGCGCGGAGTCGGCATCTGCGCATCTGGCTTGATCAGACCACCACCTTGCAGGAAAAGCTGCAAAAGGTGGTCGACTATAACTTCGAGCGTTACCGGCGCTTCAACAAGGGTGATCAAGGTACTCAATCCTGGAGCCTGATCGGTCGATTGCGCCTCGAGAGCGACGTGCTGAGCGATAACGCGCGCGAGAATCTCGCATCGTTCACCTCGTCGATTCACGAAGGCATCCGGCTTGCAGTCGACACCGCCTGGCATAACGGCGAACTGCGCGACGACACGCCGCGAGAGGATCTCGCGTTCCTGCTGATCAATATCGTGAACAGCTCTTCTGTATTTACGCAAGGCACCGGCGGCTTCGACAAATTGAAGCTGTTCTTCGATGCCTTCTCCCGCGTGATGTTGTCGGCCTATGCGCCGGAGCCCAAGGCACGCCATCGGGCGAAGTAA
- a CDS encoding acyl CoA:acetate/3-ketoacid CoA transferase: MQVLTTDQATALVQDGDTIVIGGSGSGHAIPEALIEAVERRFLATAAPRSITSLHPVGLGDRSHRGVSHFAHPGLLKRIVCGTVVDAPAVADMANRNAIEAYTLPQGALSQLMREIAAGRPGLLTHVGLHTFVDPRISGGKQSTLCADDLVELVELNGREWLFYKPFDINVAFLRGTTADQDGNISMEDEAVFGEMLSMAQATRRCGGIVIVQVKRLAQRGTLPGKAVKIPGMLVDVVVVEPDQKQTYQTRYDPAFAGQLRIPLDSFPTLALDERKIVARRCAMELQAGAICNVGSGICTGIGLVAAEENILEHIVLTNEQGLIGGAPANGLDAGAARNYWAMIDQPYQFDFYDGGGLDLAFLSAVEVDAQGSVNISRFANRVIGIGGFVNISQNARKMVFGGTLTAGGLKIATGDGKLTIVNEGKHRKFVETLEQVSYSGPYGRERGQTTLFVTERAVFRASSDGLELIEIAPGIDLERDVLGQMGFRPIISPALRTMDERIFKAAPMGIEQQLAGKTRAPHPRLAASNGSAA; the protein is encoded by the coding sequence ATGCAGGTATTGACGACTGATCAGGCAACGGCCTTGGTCCAGGATGGCGATACGATCGTCATTGGCGGCTCGGGCTCAGGGCATGCCATCCCGGAAGCGCTGATCGAAGCGGTGGAGCGGCGATTCCTGGCTACCGCGGCGCCGCGATCGATCACGTCGCTGCACCCGGTTGGACTGGGCGATCGCTCGCATCGTGGCGTATCGCATTTTGCGCACCCCGGCTTGCTCAAGCGCATCGTGTGCGGCACCGTGGTTGACGCGCCCGCAGTCGCCGACATGGCCAACCGCAATGCAATCGAGGCGTACACGCTGCCACAAGGTGCGCTGTCGCAATTGATGCGGGAAATCGCCGCGGGTCGCCCGGGTTTGCTCACCCATGTCGGCCTACACACGTTCGTCGACCCGCGCATCAGCGGCGGCAAGCAGAGCACGCTTTGCGCCGACGATCTGGTCGAACTCGTGGAACTCAACGGACGTGAATGGCTGTTCTACAAGCCGTTCGACATCAACGTGGCATTTCTGCGCGGCACCACTGCCGATCAGGATGGCAATATCTCGATGGAAGACGAAGCCGTCTTCGGTGAGATGCTGTCGATGGCGCAAGCCACGCGACGTTGCGGCGGCATCGTGATCGTGCAGGTCAAGCGTCTCGCGCAGCGCGGCACCCTGCCTGGCAAGGCTGTCAAAATTCCCGGCATGCTGGTCGACGTGGTGGTGGTCGAGCCTGACCAGAAGCAAACCTATCAGACGCGCTACGACCCGGCTTTCGCCGGTCAACTGCGCATTCCGCTCGACTCGTTCCCGACCCTGGCGCTGGACGAGCGCAAGATCGTCGCGCGGCGCTGCGCGATGGAACTGCAAGCCGGTGCGATCTGCAACGTTGGCTCGGGCATTTGCACCGGCATCGGCCTCGTGGCGGCCGAGGAGAATATCCTCGAGCACATCGTGCTGACCAATGAACAGGGCTTGATCGGCGGTGCGCCGGCCAATGGATTGGACGCCGGCGCCGCGCGCAACTACTGGGCGATGATCGATCAGCCGTATCAGTTCGACTTCTACGACGGCGGCGGACTCGATCTCGCGTTTCTGTCGGCAGTCGAAGTCGATGCGCAAGGCAGCGTTAACATCAGCCGGTTCGCTAACCGGGTGATCGGCATCGGCGGCTTTGTGAACATCAGCCAGAATGCGCGGAAGATGGTGTTCGGGGGCACGCTGACCGCAGGAGGCCTGAAGATCGCCACCGGCGACGGCAAACTGACCATCGTGAACGAAGGCAAGCACCGCAAGTTCGTCGAGACGCTCGAACAGGTTTCCTATAGTGGCCCCTACGGGCGCGAACGTGGCCAGACAACGCTGTTCGTTACCGAGCGGGCGGTGTTCCGCGCTTCGTCCGACGGACTGGAGCTGATCGAGATTGCACCGGGTATCGATCTGGAGCGCGACGTGCTGGGCCAGATGGGATTCCGTCCGATCATTTCCCCCGCGCTGCGAACCATGGATGAGCGCATCTTCAAGGCAGCGCCGATGGGGATTGAGCAGCAGTTGGCGGGCAAAACGCGCGCGCCGCACCCGCGACTCGCGGCAAGCAATGGGTCTGCAGCATGA